Part of the Janibacter alkaliphilus genome is shown below.
AGGGCCGGGTCGCCTTCCGCTACCTCGGCACCAACCCCAACGGCAGCTACCGCGACATCGCCGGCATCACCAACGAGACCGGCACGATCGTCGGGCTCATGCCGCACCCGGAGCACTGCGTCGAGGAGGGCTTCGGCCCCAGCCTCGACGGCCGCGGCTTCTTCACCTCCGTCCTCGGGAAGGTCCTCGCCTCGTGAGCACCCCGCTCGACACCGTCACCCACGCCGAGCAGACCCCCGAGGTCGACCAGCCCTGGGCCGACCTCGGGCTCAAGCCGGACGAGTACGAGCGCATCCGCGACATCCTCGGCCGTCGCCCGACCGCCGCCGAGCTGGCGATGTACTCGGTGATGTGGTCCGAGCACTGCTCCTACAAGTCCTCCAAGGTCCACCTGCGCCGCTTCGGCGACCTGCCCAGCGAGACCCCGCTCGGCAAGACCCTCGCCGGCATCGGCGAGAACGCCGGGGTCATCGACATCGGCCAGGGCTGGGCGGTCACCTTCAAGGCCGAGTCGCACAACCACCCCAGCTACGTCGAGCCCTACCAGGGCGCCGCCACCGGGGTCGGCGGCATCGTCCGCGACATCATGGCGATGGGCGCCCGCCCGATCGCTGTCATGGACCCGCTGCGCTTCGGCGCCATCGACCACCCCGACACCGCCCGGGTGCTGCCGGGCGTCGTCTCCGGGGTCGGCGGCTACGGCAACAGCCTCGGCCTGCCCAACATCGGCGGCGAGGTCGTCTTCGACGAGTGCTACCAGGGCAACCCGCTGGTCAACGCCCTCTGCGTCGGCGCGCTGCGCCACGAGGACCTGCACCTGGCCAGGGCGAGCGGCGCCGGCAACCTCGTCGTCCTCTTCGGCGCGAAGACCGGCGGCGACGGCATCGGCGGCGTCTCCGTGCTCGCCTCGGAGACCTTCGAGGACGAAGGACCGGCCAAGCGCCCCGCGGTCCAGGTCGGCGACCCCTTCGCCGAGAAGGTGCTCATCGAGTGCTGCCTCGATCTCTACCGCGCCGAGGTCGTCGACGGCATCCAGGATCTCGGCGGCGCCGGGCTGTCCTGCGCCACCTCCGAGCTCGCCTCGGCCGGCGACGGCGGCATGGAGATCGAGCTCGACCTCGTGCCGCTGCGCGACTCCACCCTCCGGCCCGAGGAGATCCTCATGTCGGAGAGCCAGGAGCGGATGATGGCGGTGGTATCGCCCGAGCACCTGACGCGCTTCATGGAGATCACCGAGCGCTGGGACGTCGAGGCCACCGTGCTCGGCCGGGTCACCGGCGGCGACCGGCTGCAGATCACCTGGGGCGGGGAGACCATCGTCGACGTCCCCCCGCGCTCGGTCGCTCACGACGGCCCGGTGTACGAGCGCCCGATCGCCCGGCCCGGCTGGATCGACGCCGTGCAGGCCGACACCACCGCCGACCTGCCCCGGCCCGAGGGCGAGCAGATCGCCCAGACCGTGCTCGACCTGCTCGCCTCGCCGAACCTCTGCGACAAGAGCTGGATCACCGAGCAGTACGACCGGTACGTGCGCGGCAACACCGCCCAGGCCATGCCCTTCGACGCCGGCGTGGTCCGGGTGGACGAGTCCACCGGCCTCGGGGTCGCTCTGGCCACCGACGGCAACGGCCGCTACGGCCGGCTCGACCCCTACGCCGGGGCCCAGTCCTCGCTGGCCGAGTCCTACCGCAACGTCGCCACCAGCGGCGCCCTGCCGCTCGCCGTCACCGACTGCCTCAACTTCGGCTCGCCCGAGGACCCGGGCGTGATGTGGCAGTTCCAGCGGGCGGTCGAGGGGCTCTACGACGCCTGCCTCGAGCTGGGCATCCCGGTCACCGGCGGCAACGTCTCCTTCTACAACCAGACCGGCGAGACGGCGATCCACCCCACCCCGGTCGTCGGCGTGCTCGGCGTCCTCGACGACGTGCGCCGCGCCGTGCGCTCCGGCTTTCCCGCCGCCGGCGAGGTCGTCCTCCTCCTCGGCGAGACCCGCGACGAGCTCGACGGCAGCGAGTGGGCGAAGGCGGTGCACGGTCACCTCGGCGGCACCCCGCCGCGGGTGGACCTGGCCGCCGAGAAGGCCCTGGCGGACCTCTTCGTCGAGGCCGGCCGGGCCGGTCTGCTCACCAGCGCCCACGACCTCTCCGACGGCGGTCTGGCGGTGGGGCTGGCCGAGTCGGTGATGACCCACGGCGTCGGTGCCTCGATCGACCTCGCCTCGGTGGGCGGGGACGGGCTCGACGACGCCACCGCTCTGCTCAGCGAGAGCGGCGCCCGGGCGCTGGTGACCGTCGCCGGCGAGGCCGACGTGGCGACCCTGCTGGGGATCGCCGCCACCTACGGGGTGCCGATCACCCGGCTGGGCACCACCGACGGGGATCGCTTGCGGGTCAAGGGAACTCGTGGGCTGACCGTCGAGGAGCTGCGTGCCGCGCACACCGGCACGATGCCGCGCTACTTCGCGTCCTGAGCGCCTGAGCAGTCAGCAGGCTCCGTTCCCCAGCGTCAGGATCTCGCCCGGGCACGACGAAGCCCCCGCCGATCACGGCGGGGGCCTTCGTGCTGGGTGTCTGAGGTTCAGCCCCGCAGGTGCTCGATCGGGGCCCAGCTACGACCGAGGTCACGGACGAGTCGGGTGCTGCTGCGGAGGGCGTTGGACAGAGCGGTCATTGTGGAACCACCTTTCTGCTGGTCGGTGACTGACAGGTACTACTCTGACCGAGTTTTTCTGTAAGCACAAGCGCATATTTGTGAACGATATGTGTAAGGTGTGCTTCATGTTCTCGCCCGAGCACCTCGTCTCGCTCAAGGCCGTCGTCCAGGAGGGCACGGTGCTCGCCGCGGCCGACCAGCTCGGCCTCTCGCCCTCGGCGATCAGCCAGCAGCTCTCCCGGCTGCAGAAGGAGGTCGGCCAGCCGGTGCTCGTGCGCCAGGGTCGGGGCCTGGTCCCCACCGACGCGGCCGCGATCCTCGTCCAGGTCGCCGACGAGATGCAGTACCTCGAGGAGACCGCCCGCGCCGAGCTGGACCGGCTCGGCAGCGAGGTCGCCGGTCGGCTGACCTGGGCGTCCTTCCCCACCGCCCTGGTCGGGCTGCTCGCCCCGGCCTCGGCGCTGCTGCGCGAGCGGCACCCAGCGCTGATCCTCACCTTCCACGAGCTGGAGGCCGACCTCTCGCTGGAGCCGCTGCGCCGCGGCGACGTCGACGTCGCCGTGGTGCACGACTGGACGGACGCCCACTTCACCCTCCCGGAGGGGCTGCGTGCCGGGGTGCTCGGCACCGACATCGTCGACCTCGTCGCCCCGGCCGACCACGGGCTGTCGCTGCGCGACGGGGCGGTCGACCCGGACGGGCTCGACGGGCAGAGCTGGATCGACGACACCCCCGGCGTCTTCAGCGACTGGCTGCTCTCCGCGCTGCACACCCGCGGCCTGGACTACCGGATCGCCGCCCAGGTCGACCACTACGCCGGCAAGCTCGCCCTCGTCGCGGCCCGGGTGGGCATCGGCCTGGTGCCCCGGCTGGGCCGGCCGGACCTGCCCGAGGGCATCGTGGCGCTGCCGCTGCGGGATCCGCCGACCCGCCGGATCATGGTGGTCCACCGCGAGGCCAGCCTGCGTCGGCCGGCGGTCGAGGCGGCGGTCGACGCCGTCCGCGAGGTATGGGCCCTCGACGACGAGCTCACGCCGCCGGTCGAGCTGCCCGCCGCCGGGCCCGGCGGTCCGCGACCAGGGCTGTGAGCAGCGCCAGCCCGGCCATCGCCGAGCCCACCCACAGCGGCGAGGTGTAGCCCAGGCCGGCGCTGATGGTCATTCCGCCGATCCAGGCGCCGATGGCGTTGCCGAGGTTGAAGGCACCGATGTTCGCGCCCGAGGCCAGCGTCTGGGCCTCGCCGGCCCACCGCATCACCCGGGTCTGCAGCGGCGGCACGGTGGCGAAGCCGACCGCGCCCATGGCCACCAGCGACAGCACGGTCAGCGCCTGCGAGCCGGCGGTCAGGGCGAAGCCGGCGAGCACCAGCGTGAGCAGGGCCAGGGTGAGGGTGATCGTGCCGGAGACCGACCGGTCCGCGCCGCGGCCGCCGAGGATGTTGCCCACGACCAGCCCGCCGCCGAAGAGCACGAGCAGCCACGGGACGGTCGAGGCGGCGAAGCCGGAGACCCCGGTGAGGGTGTAGGCGATGTAGGTGAAGGCGCCGAACATGCCGCCGAAGCCGAGCACGGTGATGAGCAGCGACAGCCAGACCTGCGGCTCGCGGAAGGCGCCGGCCTCCTGCCGCAGCGATGCCGTGGACCGCCCGCCGGCCTCGCGGGGGACCAGCGTCGCGATGGCCACGAGGGCGACGACACCGATGGCGGTGATCGCCCAGAAGGTCGAGCGCCAGCCGAGCTGCTGGCCCAGCAGCGTGCCGAAGGGGACGCCGAGGACGTTGGCCGTGGTCAGGCCGGTGAACATGACGGCGATCGCGGCCGCCTTGCGGGCCGGGCTGACGAGGGAGGCCGCGACGACCGAGCCGATGCCGAAGTAGGCGCCGTGGCAGAGCGCGGCGACGACCCGGCCGGCGAGCATGACCTCGTAGGTCGCGGCGACCGCCGAGAGGGTGTTGCCGGCGATGAAGAGGACCATGAGCGCGAGCAGCACCTGGCGCCGGGGGAAGCGGGTGACCGCCGCGGTGACCAGCAGCGCGCCCACCGCGACCGAGAGGGCGTAGCCGGAGATGAGCCACCCGGCGGTCGCCTCGTCCACGCCGAAGTCACCGGCGACGTCGGGCAGCAGCCCGGCGATGACGAACTCGGTGAGGCCGATCCCGAAGCCGCCCAGGGCGAGGGCGAGCAGCCCGGCGGGCAGTCCTCCGGGGAGCCGGCGCGCCGGGGCGGACTCTTCTTCGGGCGCAGATAGAGAGCGTGTGCAAGTAGTTGTCATGACTCGCAAAGTAGTTGCACACGCGGCTTGTTGCAAGTTGTTGGTATCGTGAGCCGCATGGGAATCGCCGATGACGCCGTCGAGGTGCGCGCCCACGGCTGGCGCACCCTGGCCGCGCTGCACGGGCACATCGAGTCGGCCATGGAGCGTGAGCTGCAGGCCGAGCACCAGCTCTCCGTGGTGGAGCTGACCGTGCTCGACGCGCTCGACCGCCAGCACGGATGGCACATGCGGATGGCTCAGCTCGCCCGCGCCGCCGCCCTCTCCAGCAGCGCGACCACGCGGCTGGTCACCCGGCTCGAGGACCGCGGGTTCCTCGCCCGGATCCTCTGCGACGACGACCGGCGCGGGATCTACACCGAGCTGACCCCGGCCGGCCGGGCGGCGCTGCACGCGGCGCGACCGACGCACGACCGGGTGCTCGCCGCGGCCCTCGACGAGGCCGCCGAGCAGCCGGAGCTGGCCCCGCTCGTCGAGGCGCTGCACGCCCTTCCCTCTGCTCCGACGCCGACCCGTGCCTGAGCGGCCGCCGCTCCGGCCGGAGCTGGTGATCTTCGACTGCGACGGGGTGCTCGTGGACAGCGAGCGGCTCAACGTGCAGACCTGGCGCGGGATGATGACCGACCTCGGGATCGACCTCAGCGACCGGCAGATCGTCGAGACCTTCGTCGGCAAGGCGTACGCCGACAACCGGGTGACCATGCAGGAGATGACCGGCGCGGTGCCCGACCCGGAGTGGGAGCGTCGCTGGCGGGCCGAGTTCCGCCGCAGCCACGAGCGGCTGGAGCCGATCGCCGGGATCCGCGGCGCGGTGGAGGCGCTGGTCACCGACGGGGCGCGGGTCTCGGTCGCCTCCGGCTCGCTGCTCTCGGCGATCGCCTTCAAGCTCGAGCGCACCGGGCTGGTGGACCTCTTCGCCGAGGAGGCCCGCTTCAGCGCGGAGCAGGTCGAGCGCGGCAAGCCGGCGCCCGACGTCTTCCTGCTGACCGCCCGCACCCTCGGGGCCGCACCGGAGCGGTGCGTCGTCGTCGAGGACAGCGCCGCCGGGGTGCGGGCCGGGCGCGCCGCTGGGATGCCGGTCGTCGGCTACGCCAGCGACATGACCCCGGCCGGGTGGCTGGACGAGGCGGACGTGGTGATCGACGACATGCGCGACCTACCGGCCGCGGTCGCCGCGCTACCGGCGACCGCGCGCGCCCGCTGAACCCTCAGCGACCGGCGACCGTGCGCGCTCGCTGAACCGGCTCAGCGCACCCGCCACGACCCGGGGTCCGGCGCCGGCGGGGACTCCGCGCCGGCCCCGTCGGTCAGCGACGTCGCGCCGCCGAGCCGCCGCCGCAGCGCCCGCCCGCCGAGGACCCCCGACGGGAAGGGCCAGCGCCGCACCTGGCGCGAGATCTCGTCGAGGTCCAGCGGACCGCGGCGGCCGGCCAGCACCGTGTTGCCGTAGCGGCGCCCCTTGAGCACGTCGTTCATCGCGACCATCGCCACGTCGCCGTCTGCGCCCAGCGCGTCGCTCATCCCGGCGACCACCCGGGCCACGTGCCGCAGACCCGGCTCGTCGGGGATGTTGAGCAGCATCAGGCCGCCGGGGCGCAGCACCCGCACCACGTCCTGCAGGAACTCCACTGTCTGCAGCTCTGCCGGCACCCGCCCGTCGGCGAAGGCATCGACCACGAGCACGTCGGCCGAGCCGCCCTTCAGCCCGGCGACGCCCGCCCGACCGTCGAGCGGCCGGACCCGGATGCGGTGCCCCCGTGGCAGCGGCAGCGCCTCGCGCACGGTCGCGGTGAGCCGTTCGTCGGGCTCGAGGACGATCTGCGGCGAGCCGGGGCGGGTCGCGTGGATCCACCGGGGGAGGGAGAGCCCGGCCCCGCCGACGTGGGTGATCGCGACCGGGCCGTCGGTGCTCGCGTCGATGACCGCCGCCAGGTGTTGGACGTACTCGAAGTGCAGCGCCTCCGGGTCGTCGAGGTCGACATAGCTCTGCGGGTGCCCGTCGAGCATCACGGTGACCCCGCCGTGCTCGTCGGGGCGCAGCTCGATGCTCACCTGCCCAGCCTTCCAGACCCTGTCGTGGCGCCGTTCGACGCGTCGATCGGCACGAGCATCGTCCCGGTCGGACGGTGGTGCGCGCACGTCGACGCCGCAGACGCTCACCTTCGTCCCACCCGCTCGGCTTGCACGGTGAGCGGATCCAGCTGCCTAGGGGGTTGAGGTGAAGGGGAGGGGCGGGGGGCGGGGGCGGGAGGTGGGGGAGGATGGGTGGGTGCCTGCGAGACGCCGAACCGACCCCGCCGACGGGCGCGCCGCCCTGGAGGCCTGGCGGGCCGACCCGGCCGGGGCAGACCGGCGCACCCGGGCGACCGCGGTGCGCTGGACCACCGACGAGCTCGCCGAGCGGGCCCCGGGCCGCAGCGTCGAGGTGCGGGTGCCGCCCTTCGCCGCCGTGCAGTGCATCGACGGGCCGGTGCACCGGCGGGGCACCCCGCCGGCGGTCGTCGAGACCGACGCCGCCACCTGGTTGGCGCTCGCCGTCGGCGACCTCGCCTGGGGCGAGGCCGTCGCCTCGGGGTCGGTCGCGGTCAGCGGCGAACGGACCGACCTGGCCCCCTACCTCCCGCTGGCCTGACCGGCAGGCGGGTCAGCGGCGCAGCGGAGCGAGCAGGGTGTCCATGTGCTCCATGAGCCGCACCGACTCGGCCAGCGGCATCAGCGGCGACTCGGTCTCGCCGGCCCGCACCCGCAGCGCCACCTCGCACGCCTCGTGCCGCAGGCCGAGGTGCTGCTCGTCGGGGTCGGCGGGCAGCTCGTCGAGCACGTCACCGTCCGGGGCGACCAGCCGCACGGTCGTCGGCGTGTAGAAGTCCCCGTCCAGCTCCAGCCGGGCCGCGGTCCCGCACACCGTCGCCCGGGTCGGGGTGCGCGCCGACATGTCGGTGGACAGCGACCCCAGCGCCCCGGACGGCCCGCGCACCGCGAAGGCGACCCGCGCGTCCACCCCGAGGTCGGTCGGGGTGGCCAGGCCGACCACCTCCTCGATCCCGCCCAGGACCATCGCGGCGAAGGAGAGCGGGTACACCCCGAGGTCGAGCATCGCCCCGCCGGCCAGCTCCGGGTCGGCCAGCCGGCGCGGACCGCCCGGCCACAGCGGCTGACCGTGGTCGGCCAGCACCGTGCTCACCTCGCCGAGCAGACCCGAGGCCACCGCCTGCCGCACCACGTCGGTGTGCGGCAGGAAGCGGCTCCACATCGCCTCCATGCAGCAGAGCCCGGACTCCCGGACCAGGCCGGCCAGCTCCCGAGCCTGCGCCGCGTCCCGGGCGAAGGCCTTCTCGACGAGCACGTGCTTGCCCGCGGCCAGCGCCAGCCGGGCGTGCGCCAGGTGCTCGCTGTGCGGGGTCGCCACGTAGACCGCCTCGACCTCGGGATCGGCCACCAGCGCCTCGTAGGAGCCGTGCGCCCGGGCCTGCGGCACCCCGTAGGTGGTGGCCAGGTCGGCGGCCCGGGCCTGCTCCCGCGAGCCCACCGCGACGACCTGCTGCCGGGTGCTGCCCAGGGAGCGGATCATCTGCCCGGCGATCCACCCGGCGCCCAGCACGCCCCACCGCAGCCCGGGCACCTCGGCCGGGTCCGGTCGCCGCGACGCGGGCAGGGTCGCGCTCGTCGGCCCCGAGGTCGGCTCGATCTTGTCCGTGCTGCTCGCCTGCACCAGGTCTCCTTCCGACGGCTGCCCGGGCGGGTGCGACGATAGTCCTCGTGAGCACCCCGACCCGCCGCAGCCGACCCCGCCCCTGGCGCTTCATCGCCGTCGGCGGGATCCTCGGCTTCGTCGTCCTCGGGATCCTCTCCATGCTCCGCCCGGACACCAACGAGGGCTTCGACGTCAGCTACGACCCGAGCGTCAGCCTCGGCTTCATGAGCCTCTTCGGGCTCTTCCTCGGCGCCCTGCTGGGTGCCCTGCTCGCCGCCCTGCTGGCGGTGCGCGCCGACCGCTCCGCCGAGCGCGCCGCCCGCGCCGAAGGGGTCGGGCAGGCTCCGGTCGACGACCGTCCCCGGGACCAGGACGCCGACCGGGGGGAGGCTGCCGACAGCGTCGACGCCGCTCCTCGGCGCGACGCCACCGACTGAGCCGCCGCACGAGGCGCGTCTCACGCCGCCCGGCGCCACCCGGCGTTGTGGGCGAGCACCGTCCCTGTGGGATGATCGAGCCGTGCCACGTGGAGACGGACAGCTCTCGCACGACCTCCTCCCCGGCGAGAAGGGCCCCCAGGACGCGTGCGGCGTCTTCGGGGTCTGGGCGCCCGGCGAGGACGTCGCCAAGCTCACCTACTACGGCCTCTACGCCCTGCAGCACCGCGGGCAGGAGTCGGCCGGCATCGCCACCTCGGACGGCTCCAGCATCCTCGTCTACAAGGACATGGGGCTGGTCAGCCAGGTCTTCGACGAGCGCAGCCTCTCGGTGCTGCGCGGCCACCTCGCCGTCGGGCACTGCCGCTACTCCACCACCGGCGGCTCCACCTGGGAGAACGCCCAGCCCACCCTCGGCGGCCACGACGAGGGCACCGTGGCGCTGGCCCACAACGGCAACCTCATCAACTCCGCCGAGCTGCGCGAGCTCGTCGCCGAGCGCGAGCAGGCCCGCGCCGCGCGCGAGGGCCGCACCTGGCGCGAGGTGCAGCGCGGCGAGCTGCGCCGCGGCAACACCAGCGACACCGCGCTGGTGACCACCCTGCTCACCGACGACCAGGACCAGCCGCTGGAGGCCGCGGCCATGGAGATCCTGCCGCGGCTGCAGGGCGCCTTCTGCCTCACCTTCATGGACGAGAACACCCTCTACGCCGCCCGCGACCCGCAGGGCCTGCGGCCGCTGGTCATCGGCCGGCTGGAGCGCGGCTGGGTGGTCGCCTCCGAGTCCGCGGCGCTGGACATCGTCGGCGCCTCCTTCGTCCGCGAGGTCGAGCCCGGCGAGCTGGTGACCATCGACGACCAGGGGCTGCGCGCCCAGCGCTTCGCCCCCGAGCGGCGCAAGGGCTGCGTCTTCGAGTACGTCTACCTCGCCCGCCCGGACACCGCCATCAAGGGCCGGGTGGTGCACGAGGCCCGGGTCGAGATGGGCCGGGCGCTGGCCCGGGAGCACCCGGTCGAGGCCGACCTGGTCATCCCCACCCCGGAGTCCGGCACCCCGGCCGCCATCGGCTACGCCCAGGAGTCCGGCATCCCCTACGGCCAGGGCCTGGTGAAGAACGCCTACGTCGGGCGCACCTTCATCCAGCCCAGCCAGACCATCCGCCAGCTCGGCATCCGGCTCAAGCTCAACCCGCTCAAGGAGGTCATCCGCGGCAAGCGGCTGGTCGTCATCGACGACTCCATCGTGCGCGGCAACACCCAGCGGGCGCTGGTGCGGATGCTCCGCGAGGCCGGGGCGCTCGAGGTGCACGTGCGGATCTCCTCGCCGCCGGTGCGCTGGCCCTGCTTCTTCGGCATCGATTTCGCCAACCGGGCCGAGCTCATCGCCAACGGCCTGGACATCACCGAGATCGGCACCGCCCTGGGCGCCGACAGCCTCGGCTACATCAGCGAGGACGGCATGATCGCGGCCACCGAGCAGCCCGCCGACCAGCTGTGCACCGCCTGCTTCTCCGGGGTCTACCCGATGGAGCTCCCCGGCGAGGACCGCCTGGGGAAGGGGGTCCTCGAGCTCGACTTCGGCGCCGGCCAGGGACCGCCCCCGGAGCCGTCCGCCCTCGACGTCGAGAAGGTGGCCACCACCGCCGGCGGCGGCGCCGCCGAGGCGGTCCGCCGACCCTGACCGGTCGCCGCCCCTGACCGGCCCGGCGCCGCGCCGCTAGCGTGGTGACGATGCGCACCGTCCACCGGCTCAGCCGTGCCGTCAGCTCGTGGTTCGCGGTCATCGTGGTGGCCGCCGGCGCCACCGCCCTGCTGCTGCCGCAGGCCTTCACCCCGCTGGCCCCGGCGGTGCCCTGGCTGCTCGGGCTGATCATGCTGGGCATGGGGATGACCCTGCGCCCCCGGGACTTCACGGTCATCGCCACCCGGCCCTGGGCGATGCTGCTCGGCATCGCGGCGCAGTACGCGATCATGCCGCTGGTCGGCCTCGCCCTGGCGGTGCTGCTCGGGCTGCCCGACGAGGTGGCTGCCGGCGTCGTGCTCGTCGGCGCCTGCCCCGGCGGCACCGCCTCCAACGTCATGGTCTTCCTGGCCCGCGGGGACACGGCGCTCTCGGTGGCCATGACCACCGCCTCGACGCTGCTCGCCCCGCTGCTCACGCCGGTGATCGTGCTCGGGCTGGCCGGGCA
Proteins encoded:
- the purL gene encoding phosphoribosylformylglycinamidine synthase subunit PurL, which encodes MSTPLDTVTHAEQTPEVDQPWADLGLKPDEYERIRDILGRRPTAAELAMYSVMWSEHCSYKSSKVHLRRFGDLPSETPLGKTLAGIGENAGVIDIGQGWAVTFKAESHNHPSYVEPYQGAATGVGGIVRDIMAMGARPIAVMDPLRFGAIDHPDTARVLPGVVSGVGGYGNSLGLPNIGGEVVFDECYQGNPLVNALCVGALRHEDLHLARASGAGNLVVLFGAKTGGDGIGGVSVLASETFEDEGPAKRPAVQVGDPFAEKVLIECCLDLYRAEVVDGIQDLGGAGLSCATSELASAGDGGMEIELDLVPLRDSTLRPEEILMSESQERMMAVVSPEHLTRFMEITERWDVEATVLGRVTGGDRLQITWGGETIVDVPPRSVAHDGPVYERPIARPGWIDAVQADTTADLPRPEGEQIAQTVLDLLASPNLCDKSWITEQYDRYVRGNTAQAMPFDAGVVRVDESTGLGVALATDGNGRYGRLDPYAGAQSSLAESYRNVATSGALPLAVTDCLNFGSPEDPGVMWQFQRAVEGLYDACLELGIPVTGGNVSFYNQTGETAIHPTPVVGVLGVLDDVRRAVRSGFPAAGEVVLLLGETRDELDGSEWAKAVHGHLGGTPPRVDLAAEKALADLFVEAGRAGLLTSAHDLSDGGLAVGLAESVMTHGVGASIDLASVGGDGLDDATALLSESGARALVTVAGEADVATLLGIAATYGVPITRLGTTDGDRLRVKGTRGLTVEELRAAHTGTMPRYFAS
- a CDS encoding fused MFS/spermidine synthase — encoded protein: MSIELRPDEHGGVTVMLDGHPQSYVDLDDPEALHFEYVQHLAAVIDASTDGPVAITHVGGAGLSLPRWIHATRPGSPQIVLEPDERLTATVREALPLPRGHRIRVRPLDGRAGVAGLKGGSADVLVVDAFADGRVPAELQTVEFLQDVVRVLRPGGLMLLNIPDEPGLRHVARVVAGMSDALGADGDVAMVAMNDVLKGRRYGNTVLAGRRGPLDLDEISRQVRRWPFPSGVLGGRALRRRLGGATSLTDGAGAESPPAPDPGSWRVR
- the purF gene encoding amidophosphoribosyltransferase yields the protein MPRGDGQLSHDLLPGEKGPQDACGVFGVWAPGEDVAKLTYYGLYALQHRGQESAGIATSDGSSILVYKDMGLVSQVFDERSLSVLRGHLAVGHCRYSTTGGSTWENAQPTLGGHDEGTVALAHNGNLINSAELRELVAEREQARAAREGRTWREVQRGELRRGNTSDTALVTTLLTDDQDQPLEAAAMEILPRLQGAFCLTFMDENTLYAARDPQGLRPLVIGRLERGWVVASESAALDIVGASFVREVEPGELVTIDDQGLRAQRFAPERRKGCVFEYVYLARPDTAIKGRVVHEARVEMGRALAREHPVEADLVIPTPESGTPAAIGYAQESGIPYGQGLVKNAYVGRTFIQPSQTIRQLGIRLKLNPLKEVIRGKRLVVIDDSIVRGNTQRALVRMLREAGALEVHVRISSPPVRWPCFFGIDFANRAELIANGLDITEIGTALGADSLGYISEDGMIAATEQPADQLCTACFSGVYPMELPGEDRLGKGVLELDFGAGQGPPPEPSALDVEKVATTAGGGAAEAVRRP
- a CDS encoding MFS transporter, with the protein product MPAGLLALALGGFGIGLTEFVIAGLLPDVAGDFGVDEATAGWLISGYALSVAVGALLVTAAVTRFPRRQVLLALMVLFIAGNTLSAVAATYEVMLAGRVVAALCHGAYFGIGSVVAASLVSPARKAAAIAVMFTGLTTANVLGVPFGTLLGQQLGWRSTFWAITAIGVVALVAIATLVPREAGGRSTASLRQEAGAFREPQVWLSLLITVLGFGGMFGAFTYIAYTLTGVSGFAASTVPWLLVLFGGGLVVGNILGGRGADRSVSGTITLTLALLTLVLAGFALTAGSQALTVLSLVAMGAVGFATVPPLQTRVMRWAGEAQTLASGANIGAFNLGNAIGAWIGGMTISAGLGYTSPLWVGSAMAGLALLTALVADRRARRRAARPAA
- a CDS encoding MarR family winged helix-turn-helix transcriptional regulator translates to MGIADDAVEVRAHGWRTLAALHGHIESAMERELQAEHQLSVVELTVLDALDRQHGWHMRMAQLARAAALSSSATTRLVTRLEDRGFLARILCDDDRRGIYTELTPAGRAALHAARPTHDRVLAAALDEAAEQPELAPLVEALHALPSAPTPTRA
- a CDS encoding HAD-IA family hydrolase, giving the protein MPERPPLRPELVIFDCDGVLVDSERLNVQTWRGMMTDLGIDLSDRQIVETFVGKAYADNRVTMQEMTGAVPDPEWERRWRAEFRRSHERLEPIAGIRGAVEALVTDGARVSVASGSLLSAIAFKLERTGLVDLFAEEARFSAEQVERGKPAPDVFLLTARTLGAAPERCVVVEDSAAGVRAGRAAGMPVVGYASDMTPAGWLDEADVVIDDMRDLPAAVAALPATARAR
- a CDS encoding Gfo/Idh/MocA family oxidoreductase: MQASSTDKIEPTSGPTSATLPASRRPDPAEVPGLRWGVLGAGWIAGQMIRSLGSTRQQVVAVGSREQARAADLATTYGVPQARAHGSYEALVADPEVEAVYVATPHSEHLAHARLALAAGKHVLVEKAFARDAAQARELAGLVRESGLCCMEAMWSRFLPHTDVVRQAVASGLLGEVSTVLADHGQPLWPGGPRRLADPELAGGAMLDLGVYPLSFAAMVLGGIEEVVGLATPTDLGVDARVAFAVRGPSGALGSLSTDMSARTPTRATVCGTAARLELDGDFYTPTTVRLVAPDGDVLDELPADPDEQHLGLRHEACEVALRVRAGETESPLMPLAESVRLMEHMDTLLAPLRR
- a CDS encoding sterol carrier family protein is translated as MPARRRTDPADGRAALEAWRADPAGADRRTRATAVRWTTDELAERAPGRSVEVRVPPFAAVQCIDGPVHRRGTPPAVVETDAATWLALAVGDLAWGEAVASGSVAVSGERTDLAPYLPLA
- a CDS encoding LysR family transcriptional regulator, which produces MFSPEHLVSLKAVVQEGTVLAAADQLGLSPSAISQQLSRLQKEVGQPVLVRQGRGLVPTDAAAILVQVADEMQYLEETARAELDRLGSEVAGRLTWASFPTALVGLLAPASALLRERHPALILTFHELEADLSLEPLRRGDVDVAVVHDWTDAHFTLPEGLRAGVLGTDIVDLVAPADHGLSLRDGAVDPDGLDGQSWIDDTPGVFSDWLLSALHTRGLDYRIAAQVDHYAGKLALVAARVGIGLVPRLGRPDLPEGIVALPLRDPPTRRIMVVHREASLRRPAVEAAVDAVREVWALDDELTPPVELPAAGPGGPRPGL